From a region of the Mytilus galloprovincialis chromosome 3, xbMytGall1.hap1.1, whole genome shotgun sequence genome:
- the LOC143068702 gene encoding ATP-binding cassette sub-family G member 5-like isoform X1 gives MSSLRSKIKGKQVEILMEENACFYDLTYYLNGCTNQNPDADEDERQITPTLNLLNISYNVSEFLGPWWKGACFRQKKQKRVLNDINIQFRSGELTAILGSSGSGKTSLLDIIASRSNGQVGGKVYYNNYLCTAEVIKQYAAYVMQADRLLHNLTVRETIRYAALLRLPGKMGSKEIDEKVDKAIAEMGLKHVADSRVGGSVVRGISGGERRRVTIAIQLLQDPKILLLDEPTTGLDSCTTRHLVSSLSDIAHNGKIVILTIHQPRSDVFKMFDKIGLLSMGEMVYFGKSGQMVEYFQDLGYPCPTYASPFDHYVDLASIDRRNHEREIETMSKVQKLVQAFSNSSINDENIHNIEEETMRHSTRRTMLFFFKPQPPSLMRVLYCLIGRMLVNLKRDRTIYMSRLIMLSLFVPFVCAFLGHIKTDQKSIQDRIGLMYQSVGVPTYVGILIAVGVFPPLRDLYFRECRDGLYSTTSFLLSYAIHVIPFQAISAMIFSIIVYWVTGLHPSWSRFAIYYATIFVLHFIGEIMTVGVMGVFFNPQIANSTSALILSASVLIATGFLRSFPSMLDIFQWGSWLSVMKYSAEILVANEFSGLNFTCPPVQNIPCQYPTGEQYLADYYPDAVEHMRRNFWALGGFMVSFLFFTIVAFKIRGIPNMH, from the exons ATGTCTTCGCTAAGGAGTAAAATTAAG GGGAAACAGGTAGAAATACTGATGGAAGAAAATGCTTGTTTCTATGATCTGACCTATTACCTTAATGGTTGCACCAATCAAAACCCAGATGCTGATGAGGATGAACGGCAAATAACACCAACATTGAATCTGTTAAACATTAGTTATAACGTCTCGGAGTTTTTAGGACCTTGGTGGAAAGGAGCTTGTTTTCGGCAAAAGAAACAAAAGCGAGTTCTAAATGATATAAACATACAGTTCAGAAGTGGAGAGCTTACAGCTATACTTGGAAGTTCAG GTTCAGGAAAAACCTCTCTATTGGATATAATTGCTTCCAGATCAAATGGACAAGTTGGTGGCAAAGTTTACTACAACAATTATCTGTGTACGGCAGAAGTCATCAAACAATATGCTGCGTACGTCATGCAAGCAGATCGTCTTCTTCATAATCTTACAGTTCGAGAAACAATAAGATATGCAGCACTTCTCAGATTGCCAGGAAAAATGGGCAGCAAAGAAATTGACGAAAAG GTTGACAAAGCTATTGCAGAAATGGGATTAAAACATGTAGCAGACTCGAGAGTTGGTGGATCTGTAGTCCGAGGAATATCTGGCGGCGAAAGACGACGAGTAACAATAGCAATTCAACTTCTCCAAGACCCTA AAATCCTTCTCCTGGACGAGCCAACTACTGGACTTGACAGTTGTACAACACGCCATCTTGTGTCAAGTTTATCAGACATTGCTCACAATGGTAAAATAGTGATTTTGACAATTCACCAACCTCGTTCtgatgtttttaaaatgtttgataagaTAGGGCTCCTGAGTATGGGAGAGATGGTCTACTTCGGAAAGTCAGGACAAATGGTGGAATATTTCCAAGATCTCGGCTATCCTTGTCCTACATATGCTAGCCCATTTGATCACTACG TTGATCTTGCCAGCATTGACAGGAGAAACCATGAACGTGAAATTGAAACTATGTCTAAAGTACAAAAGCTAGTTCAAGCTTTCTCAAATTCTTCGATCAATGATGAAAACATTCATAACATTGAAGAAGAAACTATGAGGCATTCGACAAGGAGGACTATGTTGTTCTTCTTTAAACCTCAGCCTCCGAGTTTGATGCGGGTTCTTTATTGTTTGATTGG TCGAATGCTTGTAAATCTGAAGAGGGACCGAACTATATACATGTCCCGTTTGATAATGTTATCATTGTTTGTACCGTTTGTATGTGCTTTTCTGGGGCATATAAAGACAGATCAGAAATCTATACAGGACAGAATTGGACTTATGTACCAGTCAGTCGGTGTACCAACATATGTAGGGATCCTTATTGCTGTTGGCGTCT ttccACCATTAAGAGACTTGTATTTTAGAGAATGTCGGGATGGTTTGTATTCGACTACGTCTTTCCTACTGTCTTATGCTATACATGTCATCCCATTCCAAGCAATATCAGCCATGATATTCAGCATTATAGTGTATTG GGTGACGGGACTACATCCTTCGTGGAGCAGATTTGCTATATACTATGCCACTATATTTGTTCTGCATTTTATTGGTGAGATTATGACAGTGGGTGTGATGGGAGTATTCTTCAATCCACAGATCGCCAATAGTACATCAGCTTTAATTTTATCAGCTTCAGTACTCATAGCAACGGGATTTCTCag ATCATTTCCAAGTATGCTGGACATATTTCAGTGGGGAAGCTGGTTAAGCGTTATGAAATACAGTGCAGAGATTCTGGTAGCGAATGAATTCAGTGGACTTAATTTTACTTGCCCGCCTGTGCAGA ATATACCATGTCAGTATCCAACCGGGGAGCAGTATTTGGCTGATTATTACCCGGATGCCGTAGAGCACATGCGTAGGAACTTTTGGGCATTAGGAGGTTTCATGGTTTCGTTTCTCTTTTTCACAATAGTTGCCTTTAAAATTAGAGGCATACCAAATATGCATTAA
- the LOC143068702 gene encoding ATP-binding cassette sub-family G member 5-like isoform X2: MEENACFYDLTYYLNGCTNQNPDADEDERQITPTLNLLNISYNVSEFLGPWWKGACFRQKKQKRVLNDINIQFRSGELTAILGSSGSGKTSLLDIIASRSNGQVGGKVYYNNYLCTAEVIKQYAAYVMQADRLLHNLTVRETIRYAALLRLPGKMGSKEIDEKVDKAIAEMGLKHVADSRVGGSVVRGISGGERRRVTIAIQLLQDPKILLLDEPTTGLDSCTTRHLVSSLSDIAHNGKIVILTIHQPRSDVFKMFDKIGLLSMGEMVYFGKSGQMVEYFQDLGYPCPTYASPFDHYVDLASIDRRNHEREIETMSKVQKLVQAFSNSSINDENIHNIEEETMRHSTRRTMLFFFKPQPPSLMRVLYCLIGRMLVNLKRDRTIYMSRLIMLSLFVPFVCAFLGHIKTDQKSIQDRIGLMYQSVGVPTYVGILIAVGVFPPLRDLYFRECRDGLYSTTSFLLSYAIHVIPFQAISAMIFSIIVYWVTGLHPSWSRFAIYYATIFVLHFIGEIMTVGVMGVFFNPQIANSTSALILSASVLIATGFLRSFPSMLDIFQWGSWLSVMKYSAEILVANEFSGLNFTCPPVQNIPCQYPTGEQYLADYYPDAVEHMRRNFWALGGFMVSFLFFTIVAFKIRGIPNMH; encoded by the exons ATGGAAGAAAATGCTTGTTTCTATGATCTGACCTATTACCTTAATGGTTGCACCAATCAAAACCCAGATGCTGATGAGGATGAACGGCAAATAACACCAACATTGAATCTGTTAAACATTAGTTATAACGTCTCGGAGTTTTTAGGACCTTGGTGGAAAGGAGCTTGTTTTCGGCAAAAGAAACAAAAGCGAGTTCTAAATGATATAAACATACAGTTCAGAAGTGGAGAGCTTACAGCTATACTTGGAAGTTCAG GTTCAGGAAAAACCTCTCTATTGGATATAATTGCTTCCAGATCAAATGGACAAGTTGGTGGCAAAGTTTACTACAACAATTATCTGTGTACGGCAGAAGTCATCAAACAATATGCTGCGTACGTCATGCAAGCAGATCGTCTTCTTCATAATCTTACAGTTCGAGAAACAATAAGATATGCAGCACTTCTCAGATTGCCAGGAAAAATGGGCAGCAAAGAAATTGACGAAAAG GTTGACAAAGCTATTGCAGAAATGGGATTAAAACATGTAGCAGACTCGAGAGTTGGTGGATCTGTAGTCCGAGGAATATCTGGCGGCGAAAGACGACGAGTAACAATAGCAATTCAACTTCTCCAAGACCCTA AAATCCTTCTCCTGGACGAGCCAACTACTGGACTTGACAGTTGTACAACACGCCATCTTGTGTCAAGTTTATCAGACATTGCTCACAATGGTAAAATAGTGATTTTGACAATTCACCAACCTCGTTCtgatgtttttaaaatgtttgataagaTAGGGCTCCTGAGTATGGGAGAGATGGTCTACTTCGGAAAGTCAGGACAAATGGTGGAATATTTCCAAGATCTCGGCTATCCTTGTCCTACATATGCTAGCCCATTTGATCACTACG TTGATCTTGCCAGCATTGACAGGAGAAACCATGAACGTGAAATTGAAACTATGTCTAAAGTACAAAAGCTAGTTCAAGCTTTCTCAAATTCTTCGATCAATGATGAAAACATTCATAACATTGAAGAAGAAACTATGAGGCATTCGACAAGGAGGACTATGTTGTTCTTCTTTAAACCTCAGCCTCCGAGTTTGATGCGGGTTCTTTATTGTTTGATTGG TCGAATGCTTGTAAATCTGAAGAGGGACCGAACTATATACATGTCCCGTTTGATAATGTTATCATTGTTTGTACCGTTTGTATGTGCTTTTCTGGGGCATATAAAGACAGATCAGAAATCTATACAGGACAGAATTGGACTTATGTACCAGTCAGTCGGTGTACCAACATATGTAGGGATCCTTATTGCTGTTGGCGTCT ttccACCATTAAGAGACTTGTATTTTAGAGAATGTCGGGATGGTTTGTATTCGACTACGTCTTTCCTACTGTCTTATGCTATACATGTCATCCCATTCCAAGCAATATCAGCCATGATATTCAGCATTATAGTGTATTG GGTGACGGGACTACATCCTTCGTGGAGCAGATTTGCTATATACTATGCCACTATATTTGTTCTGCATTTTATTGGTGAGATTATGACAGTGGGTGTGATGGGAGTATTCTTCAATCCACAGATCGCCAATAGTACATCAGCTTTAATTTTATCAGCTTCAGTACTCATAGCAACGGGATTTCTCag ATCATTTCCAAGTATGCTGGACATATTTCAGTGGGGAAGCTGGTTAAGCGTTATGAAATACAGTGCAGAGATTCTGGTAGCGAATGAATTCAGTGGACTTAATTTTACTTGCCCGCCTGTGCAGA ATATACCATGTCAGTATCCAACCGGGGAGCAGTATTTGGCTGATTATTACCCGGATGCCGTAGAGCACATGCGTAGGAACTTTTGGGCATTAGGAGGTTTCATGGTTTCGTTTCTCTTTTTCACAATAGTTGCCTTTAAAATTAGAGGCATACCAAATATGCATTAA
- the LOC143068705 gene encoding beta-1,3-galactosyltransferase 5-like produces the protein MKKETQHIKFLLLVVFVALSCVCVAIINDLMSPLSNPIFSHGAHVNKRFMLWMKEPTPQTHTTSPNTRSIRSKTIYPIVSQGYKINNKDICRGVEKVSVIVIVHTAPSHFLRRVRMRSTWLNSTYYSPENVRVVFLLGLVPDLITQVKLEQESKIYKDIVQGNFIDSYRNLTHKGVTGYKWISEHCMNAEIVAKIDDDAFINFFKLFEDMSDLKHKKRTMYCNKIPKGSMAIIRKNTSKWYVDEYEFKDMKLYPHTYCSGFTVFISIDLIPMLYRAAIGSPFFWVDDFFLFGLLPSRIPGVVHEGIRPNLTFMPKEAYTCYIRYGKNCQYLVFPAKDREISKMWLAMTHDRKQSIYGNYYMNLPA, from the coding sequence ATGAAGAAAGAAACACAGCACATAAAGTTTTTGCTATTAGTTGTATTTGTGGCACTTTCGTGTGTCTGTGTAGCAATCATTAACGATTTGATGTCACCATTAAGCAACCCGATATTCTCACATGGCGCCCACGTAAATAAACGCTTTATGCTATGGATGAAAGAGCCAACGCCACAGACTCATACTACTAGTCCGAATACTCGATCAATTAGATCAAAAACGATTTACCCTATTGTGTCACAGggttataaaataaacaacaagGATATATGCAGAGGAGTAGAAAAGGTGTCTGTGATAGTTATTGTCCACACAGCTCCGAGTCATTTCCTACGTCGAGTCAGAATGAGGAGCACGTGGCTTAATTCTACATATTATAGTCCCGAAAATGTTAGGGTTGTGTTTCTACTCGGCTTAGTTCCTGATTTGATAACACAGGTAAAACTTGAGCAAGaaagtaaaatatataaagatatagtGCAAGGAAATTTTATAGATTCTTATCGCAATTTAACTCATAAAGGAGTTACTGGATATAAATGGATCTCAGAACATTGTATGAATGCAGAAATAGTTGCTAAAATAGACGACGATGCTTTTATTAATTTCTTCAAATTGTTCGAAGATATGTCAGATCTAAAACACAAGAAAAGGACCATGTATTGTAACAAAATCCCTAAAGGATCAATGGCAATCATCCGTAAAAATACCAGTAAATGGTACGTCGACGAATACGAATTCAAAGACATGAAATTATATCCACATACGTATTGTAGTGGTTTTACAGTATTCATATCTATAGATCTAATACCTATGTTATATCGTGCAGCTATTGGATCACCATTTTTCTGGGTAgacgatttttttctatttggacTTTTACCATCTCGTATACCTGGTGTTGTTCACGAAGGTATAAGACCTAATTTAACGTTTATGCCAAAAGAGGCGTATACTTGTTATATAAGATATGGTAAGAACTGTCAATATCTTGTTTTTCCTGCAAAGGATAGAGAGATAAGTAAAATGTGGCTAGCTATGACACACGATAGAAAACAAAGTATATATGGGAACTACTATATGAATTTACCAGCATAA
- the LOC143068703 gene encoding beta-1,3-galactosyltransferase 1-like yields the protein MIFRKWQNKNLHLKFLLLTLNVALACLILTFVNDLQYPADIQHGKQHINRRLMLGKINKEPREHHHPVYKRKILSKTTYPIVVSRPYKINNKNICSGVDKVSCIVMVHTAPNHFERRIRMRATWLNSTHYSPESVRVVFLLGLVADPILQIKLEYESKIYKDIVQGYFIDSYRNLTNKGVMGYKWITEHCRNAEFVAKIDDDAFINFFKLFEEMSYLKEKKKYIKCNKISKGSMKIIRENDSKWFVQNDEFKDMKRYPHTYCSGFTVFLSTDLVPMLYHAAIGSPFFWVDDFYLFGLLPSKIQGVVHDGLRPNLTLRFPEGFNCYQEQGRKCQYVVMPAKDKEIYRMWTAVIRDRTQSIYGNYYMNLPSSA from the coding sequence ATGATATTCcggaaatggcaaaataaaaacctacatttaaagtttttgttattgactttgaatgttGCCCTTGCATGTTTAATTCTCACATTTGTAAACGATTTGCAATATCCTGCTGACATACAACATGGAAAACAACATATAAATCGTAGATTGATGTTAGGGAAAATCAACAAAGAACCAAGGGAACATCATCATCcagtttataaaagaaaaatcctGTCAAAAACAACTTATCCTATCGTGGTATCTAGACCGTATAAAATTAACAATAAGAATATTTGTTCTGGTGTTGACAAAGTGTCTTGTATAGTCATGGTGCATACTGCGCCAAACCATTTCGAAAGGAGAATCCGAATGCGAGCAACTTGGCTGAACTCAACACACTACAGTCCCGAGAGTGTACGAGTAGTTTTTCTGCTGGGGTTAGTAGCTGATCcgattttgcaaataaaattagaatacgaaagtaaaatttataaagatataGTGCAAGGATATTTCATAGATTCCTACAGAAATTTGACTAACAAAGGTGTAATGGGTTATAAATGGATTACTGAACATTGTAGAAATGCAGAATTTGTTGCTAAAATTGATGATGACGCTTTTATAAACTTCTTTAAATTATTCGAAGAGATGTCTTActtaaaagaaaagaagaaatatatcaaatgtaataaaatttctAAAGGTTCGATGAAAATTATACGAGAAAATGACAGCAAGTGGTTCGTTCAAAATGATGAATTCAAAGATATGAAAAGATATCCACACACGTACTGTAGTGGCTTTACAGTGTTTCTGTCAACAGACTTGGTGCCAATGTTATATCATGCCGCCATTGGGTCGCCATTTTTCTGGGTGGACGATTTTTATTTATTCGGATTGCTTCCATCAAAAATTCAGGGTGTTGTACATGATGGCCTTCGACCAAATTTGACTTTGAGATTTCCAGAAGGTTTTAATTGTTATCAAGAACAAGGTAGAAAATGTCAATATGTTGTGATGCCGGCTAAAGATAAAGAAATATACAGAATGTGGACGGCTGTTATCAGAGATAGAACGCAAAGTATATACGGCAATTACTACATGAATCTGCCATCTAGTGCTTAA